A stretch of Prunus dulcis chromosome 6, ALMONDv2, whole genome shotgun sequence DNA encodes these proteins:
- the LOC117631339 gene encoding cytochrome P450 81Q32-like, which translates to MEDILFYTSLTLIFILFTFKFLVQPNRRRYKNLPPTPPSLPILGHLHLLKPPVHRTFHRLSQKYGAVFSLWFGSHRVVIVSSPSAVEECFTKNDIVLANRPRLLFGKHLAYNYTTVVAAPYGDHWRNLRRIGATEIFSTARLQTFSEIRKDEVKHLLLKLSQNARDGFAKVELKSMFNELTFNIIMTMVAGKRYYGDDVSVDKEEAKQFRQIMSDVFFYGGAANPADFLPILNWVGRGGYEKKVKTLAKRTDEFLQALIDEHKSKGKNGTTMIDHLLSLQESQPEYYTNQIIKGLILVMLLAGTDTSAVTLEWAMSNLLNNPHVLKKARVELDAQLGQENLVDEPDLSKLPYLQNIISETLRLCPAAPLLVPHFSSDDCTIGGFDVPRDTMILINAWALHRDPQLWDDPESFMPERFESGGDLSHKLIPFGLGRRACPGLGLAQRVVGLTLGSLIQCFEWEKISKEEIDMAEGKGLTMPKVVPLEAMCRARSVMTKVLS; encoded by the exons ATGGAAGACATCTTGTTTTACACATCCCTCACTCTTATCTTCATCCTATTTACCTTCAAGTTCTTGGTCCAACCAAACCGACGTCGTTACAAAAACCTTCCACCAACCCCACCTTCACTTCCAATCCTTGGCCATCTCCACCTCCTAAAACCCCCAGTCCACCGAACCTTCCACCGCCTCTCCCAAAAATACGGTGCCGTTTTCTCACTCTGGTTCGGCTCACACCGCGTGGTCATAGTCTCCTCCCCGTCCGCAGTCGAAGAATGCTTCACCAAAAACGACATCGTTTTAGCCAACCGCCCTCGCTTGCTCTTTGGCAAGCACTTAGCCTACAACTACACCACAGTCGTCGCCGCCCCTTACGGAGACCACTGGCGCAACCTCCGCCGCATTGGCGCCACCGAGATCTTCTCCACCGCCCGACTCCAGACTTTCTCCGAGATCAGAAAGGACGAAGTCAAACACTTATTACTTAAACTCTCACAAAATGCACGTGACGGTTTTGCGAAGGTGGAGCTCAAGTCCATGTTCAATGAGCTCACGTTTAACATCATAATGACAATGGTGGCGGGTAAGAGGTACTACGGCGACGACGTGTCAGTGGACAAAGAAGAGGCCAAACAGTTCAGGCAGATTATGAGCGATGTGTTTTTTTACGGTGGGGCAGCGAACCCAGCTGATTTTTTGCCCATTTTGAATTGGGTTGGGAGAGGTGGTTATGAGAAGAAGGTGAAGACGTTGGCTAAGAGGACAGATGAGTTCTTGCAGGCTCTGATTGATGAGCACAAGAGTAAGGGTAAAAATGGGACTACAATGATTGACCATCTTCTTTCCCTGCAAGAGTCGCAGCCTGAATATTACACCAACCAAATCATCAAGGGCCTTATTCTG GTAATGTTATTAGCTGGTACTGATACATCGGCAGTGACACTGGAATGGGCCATGTCCAATCTACTTAACAATCCGCACGTGTTAAAAAAGGCTAGAGTTGAGCTAGATGCTCAACTAGGCCAAGAAAACCTAGTGGATGAACCAGACCTCTCTAAACTACCCTACCTCCAAAATATCATCTCAGAGACCCTCCGTTTATGCCCAGCAGCTCCATTGCTAGTACCTCATTTTTCGTCCGATGACTGTACTATCGGAGGATTCGATGTGCCACGTGACACAATGATATTGATCAATGCATGGGCTCTGCATAGAGATCCTCAACTGTGGGATGATCCTGAAAGTTTCATGCCTGAGAGGTTTGAAAGTGGTGGCGATTTGTCCCACAAACTCATTCCGTTTGGGCTTGGAAGAAGGGCTTGCCCTGGATTAGGTCTCGCCCAACGTGTGGTGGGCTTGACGTTGGGGTCACTGATTCAATGCTTTGAGTGGGAGAAAATCAGTAAGGAGGAGATTGACATGGCTGAAGGTAAAGGACTCACCATGCCTAAAGTTGTTCCATTGGAGGCAATGTGTAGAGCACGGTCAGTTATGACCAAGGTGCTATCTTGA